The Perognathus longimembris pacificus isolate PPM17 chromosome 3, ASM2315922v1, whole genome shotgun sequence nucleotide sequence ctagctactcgggaggctgaggtccgaggattgcagttccaagccagcctgggcaggaaaggccatgagactcttatctctaaattagccagcacacacacaaaaaaagctgaaagcggggtcgtggttccagtggtagagcactagtcttgcgCACAAACCCCTCAGGCCTCCCCTGCCAGACACCCGCAGCTCTCTACGACGTGTGTTCTCTCTCACTGGTGTGAGCAGCCAATCCAACCTACTCAGCCCATGGAGGACTCCTCGTGGCCTCGGGCACACTCGGGCCCAAGAACACCTACAACCAAATTCATCCCGACAGGCCCTCGTCGCTACACCCAGACACGTGACCTCCGCCGCACCTGTGCGCACAGACACACGCGGCCTAGCCAGCACCCTCGTCCTCACCGTCGGTCTCCCTGGTCTTGCCGAAGCCCGTGATCCAGCAAGTCTCGTTGAGACTGAAGGTTTGTCCGTGcatgggaaggcaggcagggtggACATGAGCTGCAACAAGACCACAAGGCATCAGCGACAGGAATGAGGCTGGAGAGGCTGGGGGGGCACCGGTGAGTAAAAGGCCGTCGGcagcagctcaggcctgtaaccccagctcttcaggaggtggagattggagccgacggtggtttgaagccagcccagacaaaacgTGAGGGAGGCCCCCGTTGCGTCATTAGTGGGCATCAGTGATACATGGTATTACTTCTATGATTACTTCCACGGCAATATTAACATTTCAATTCTTTGTTCATACTTTCTATTAGTAGTGTTCCCGTGATATTATGTCTACCTATTTCCACTGTGACATTCCACTTCTTTTCATGGGGGAAAAGTAGATTGGTCAGTGCTTTTCCTGAAGTTTGCTCAGAAAGTACCATGACTTCAAGGTGTTCGCCTGCCGCGAGTTTAAGAAACATCTGCCCTGATGTGCAAAAGCCAAAAATCCAGGTCTACATAAATCTTTGGCTATGATTCTCAGACTAACagctcctgtctgtctgtctgtctgtcagggGCCGACCAGAGCCTGCAGAGGGGCAGCCACAGTCAGAAAAGCAATATTCTAATAGCTTTCTTTTGGCTGGAGAAATTTAACTTGTTTGAGAGTCTTAAACCACAGTAAAGGGATGGAGGTAGGTGAGAAATGAAGAGCTTtatgggttttttggggggggtcagttgtggggcttgaacgcagggccggggcgctgtccctgagctcttttgttcaaggctagagctcccctgctttgagccacagctctacttctgggttttgtggTTAACACTCACCGGACAGGGTCAGGGGCTTGGAGAGCCGCAGGAGGGCGATGTCATAGTCGTCCTGCTCGTCCGTGTAGTTGGCATTGATGATGATCTGGGAGATGGAGGCGGCCTCGGGCAGCTGGTGGAGGTTTCTGGTGCCCGCGTACACCTTCCAGCCCTCCATGATTTTCTCCCGGGTCCTGCCGCAGGCACAAGGCAGCACGGGCCAGTTAGGCAGCGGGCAGAGTGGAGGCATGGGCGGAAGGGGGCAGCAGCACCAGCTCAGAGGCTGGAGGGTGCACGCCAGGGCCTCTAGAGGGAGCCCTGGAGCTTGTGAACCAAGAAGCAAGCCCCTCCCACTGGCCCCTCCCAccggcctcccctctcctccccccccaccccccaccctccggACTGTTCTGAACAGGCTGTTCTGCATCTTGGAAAGATAAAGGGGAAAGGATGAGCAAGGCCTCTGCCTAGCAGTGAATTCCCTCATTGTGTCATTATGGCTGGAGATTCATTATGGCACCGAGATTCAGACGGGACAAAGCGACCACCAGCTGGGGACGGTCAGACGCTGCACGCAAGGCCATCAGCTCCCGGACGCCCCTGCCGAGTCTCAGGCCCCTCTGCTGCGCAATCCGGTTGCAGGAAGCAGCAACAATGAAGCCCGCAGCTTTTTCCTTCATCTCGTTTTGGGGTGGcactggagtctgaactcagggcttcatgggtgccaggcaggtgctctatcgcTGAGCCATCTCTCCAGCCCTCATTTTGCACATTCTTTGTTCGtgtgccagtcccagagcttgaactcggggcctcgatGCTGTGCTTGAGTATTTGTGCTCgaaacaagcactctatcacttgagctacagctccgttttgggcttgatgttggttaattggagataagagtcgcacagactttcctacctgggctggctttgaaccacgatgctGAGACCTCAGTCTATTCAGTGGGAAGGATCACGGGCATGGGCCCTGGCACCGGCTGGCACTGGTTAAGTTTTAGATAGACTCTTGCATTTTTGCTCGGGCCTGCGCCTAgactgtgatccacctattttataCTTCCTCTCACAGCCGGGACGGCCGGagtacaccaccacacccagctttttctgttgcgATCTCATGCACACCTGCTCTCTAGAAGCAGTGCCTGAAGACCTCTTCCTGCCTGCTGCGCTCTTTCTAGAGGCCACCAGTGGCGTTCTTCTCGTCTTGGAGCCTAACTCAGAACAAGAGCAGCAtcgtagtgggggggggggtctgggggccCAGGCTCCCATCGAAGGCCCCGCCCGGAAGGacactccccaaccccccccccccccccccggcattgCCTCCCTCCCGGGCCCTCGGGCACTTACACAAAGAAGCAGTGGGCAGCAGTGAGCACCCACTGGGCGTCGATGAGCGTGCCCCCGCAGATGTGGGTGGCCCCAAAGTGCAGACTGACTTGCCAAGGCCACTTGCTCTCCGAGGCCGGCGCCCCGCCCACAATCCGCCCGGCCATGGCCCTCAGGCCGCAGTCTAGGGGCAGAAAACAAACTATGAACTCGACATCTTTCAGAGCCTCTGTTACCCTCCCTGGCTCCAGAGCAGGCTTGGGCAGCCTTGTCCTGTGGGCcacccacccatctgtccatccttccatccatctgtccttccatcgCCCATATATTCAagtatccacccatccatccatccatccacccacccacccatccatccatctgtccttccatcaGCCCATATATTCAagcatccactcatccatccatccatccttctatccacccacccatccatccatccacccactcactcacttatccatccatctatctgtctacttATCCTTCTTTCCACCCACCctaccacccatccatctatccatccatccatctatccttccATCTGCCCATATATTCAAgcatccacccatccttctgtccacccacccatccatccacccacttatccatccactcatccttctatccacccacccttccacccatctgtctatccatccatctacccatccatccatctatctacccatatATTCaagcatccacccatccatccatccctccacccactcatccatccatctatccatccactcatccttctatccacccacccttccatccacccatctttctatccatccacccatccttctatccatccatgcatgcatccGTCCATCCATGAGTTACCTCTTTGCTCACCCATCAGCTATGGCATAGCTGTTTCctgcttgagcaaaaatactactTGTTGTGTAGATTATTGTGACCATCCAGTAGGAAgtcagcttccttccttccttccttctttcctgcctccctccctccctttctcctcccctccctatcttccttccttctttgcttcctctgATTTGGCCAACTCTCACTCAGTACCCAGTATTTCAGCACTGTATCTAGGGCTCCACTGGGCTAAGGAAAGCAGTTGGATTCTATCACCCTGAAGCGACCAGCACTGTGACCGGATCTCTCGTTTCCAAACAAAAGAGGTGGCATCCAGCAGTCAGGAGAGGAGAGATGTTCTCCTGGGCTAGCCCAGTGTCTTTCTCTCTACCCCTCACCCTCAACACGGGCCCATGCAGCCAATGCTCTCCCTCCCAAGGCCTCCACCCCTGGCTCCCACAATCCACGAAGAGCATCTTACGGGAGCACTGGAGAGAGATGTACCGCTGGGAAGGGCATTCGGACCTGCAGGAAGAGATGCAGAGGTGAGCGGAGGTCACAGCACCTCCTAGGTCCTGTTCCATACCGCAGAAATGACCCTACGTACGAGGAGTAGAGATTCTGACCTTCCTTCTCCCAGGGGGCATTATCACCACTCtcaatccccctccctcctcccctccctccctccccaccccacacacattgCCCAGCCCCCATGTTCTTTGAACCTAGGACTTGGTTGTCGCTGTGACTTTGTACGGATTGGCAGGGCCCAGTGGTCCTCTGAGGTAGCTCCGGCCTCTCTGGGagcctttttcttctctcccctccacaAGTACACAGCACTGGCTGGAGGAGTGTCCCCCGACCTCGCTCAGCTTTGTCTTGTTTTGGGGTGGcactggagtctgaactcagggcttcatgggtgccaggcaggtgctctattgctGAGCCATCTCTCCAGCCCTCGTTTTGCACATTCTTTGTTCGtgtgccagtcccagagcttgaactcggggcctccatGCTGTGCTTGAGGTTTTTGTGCTCgaaacaagcactctatcacttgagctacatctccattttGGGCTCGAtgttggttaattggcgataagagtcgcacagactttcctacctgggctggctttgaaccacgatgctGAGATGCCATGAGCTGACGAGGCCCAGGAGGCCACTGACCTTCCCAGACGGTCCTTGGAGCCCCAGACTATTGCATCTGGCTGTCTCCCTGTCCCCGCCCCCAACCCCTGTCCCCACGGAGAAGCTCTCCGTCCAAACACCTGGCTGAAGGGGAACCCCGAGGTCTGGTAACTATACTCGACAACCAGGCAAACTCTTGGGGCTTTTCTCACCTCAAAGCCTGTAATCAGACTTTAAATAAGAACTTTgaagccgggtgccggtggctcacaccggtcatcctagctactcgggaggctgagagctgaggatcatgttttgaaggcAGCCCCcagtaggaaaagtccatgagactcttatctccagtgaaccaacaaaaaagccagaaggagagctgtggctcaaatggtagagcactagccttgagcaaaagagttcagggacagtggccagatcctacgttcaagccccagtaccggcccCCCAAAAGATATATGCCAGAACTTCTAAGCGAGGATGTGAAGAGGACTGTGTTTAAGGCGCCCTGAACACCGTGAGGGGCcccaggagggcagggagggggtgccCCTGGCTCAAACCCCTCCCAGTCCCCTCCCAGCTCACACACAGGTGCTTCAGGCCCTGCTGTACCTGCGCAGGCTTTCCTGGATGGTGGAGTTGTATTCAGAGACAGAGAAACTTCTGACAAAGTCTCTCAGGGCCACTTCGGTTGTCCGGTACGCACtgtaagaaagagagaagggtgaACCCACGCAGACGGAGCACCCCAACTCCTTCAGCTAGCAGAAGAGCACGCCAGCCCTGCAGACAGAAAGGAGACGGCCTCGGTCAGCATGGTGGCCACCCTCCGGGGCGACGCCCAGGCTCAGGACGCCCTGACCCCACCCGCCCGTGTTCCAGCTCAGTAGTGATCTATTGCGGCCCGGGATCAGCAGAATCAACAGCCCGTGCTAGAAATGCACATTTCCGGGCCCTGCCCCAGAGGCTCTGGGAGGCACCCGGCAGctccagggtttttgtttttttggtgggacTCGGAGCCTCATGCTTGTGAGGTGGGTTCTTTACCGCTACTGTCACACTTGCAACccattttttgcactggttattttttatataggtgtgtgtgtgtgtgtgtgtgtgtgtgtgtatgtgtgtgtgtgtgtgtgcgccagtcctgggacttgaactcagaatctggtcattgtccctaagctttctttattcaaggctggcgctctaccacttgagccacagctccacttctggcttttttgctggcgaATAggcaataagagcctcatgaactttcctggccaggctggctttgaactctgattctcagatctctgccgcctgagtggctaggatgacaggcgtgagccccgggCTCCCGGGCAAGGCCTTTTCATTGCCATTGTTCTTTAATGTCATCTTCGGGCCTTGCGCCCGCGCCGCCCTGaggccagaccctgagctcaCCTGTCAAAGCCCAGCTGCTGGCAGGTCTTCTTGGAGTCAGAGTTGTTCCAGCTGCTGCTACACACGGGCAGCCACTCGTGGGAGGTGGCAGAGTAGACTTTAAGCAGAGACCGGTCCCAGTCGAACCTCACTGCGGGCACAAGAGGGCAAAGCAGACCCTCAGCACCGGGAAGCCTCAGTCCCTCAAGGGGTGAGCTGCAGGAGGCTCCCGGAAGTGCCTGTCCTGAGCTTCTGGCTGCGGCACTGGAGAGGCCCTggagggggagggccggggaTCCACCTGGCAGGACCCAGGAGAGGGGCCAGCCACTAGGAGCTGTCATCCTGAGCTGGCACTGCCATGCCAAAGGAGGTGACAGGGACAAGGTCGATGATCCGACTGGGTGTTCACAGGGCACAGACCCAGTCACTTCCCATCAGGGCAGGGTGCGCATGTGAACGCAGAGGTTACGTGGGCAGTTAAGTTCGCACATATGTGTGCCTGTACCCACggacgtgcacgcacacacacgcgcgcacatacacacacacacacacacacaacaggtgCTACACAAATCACACAGGCACAAACTACTGCGGGCCAGGGCTCCAAACAATCTTTGGGCTTTCCTGGGACCTGGAAGGTGACCTGCTGGGTGGACGCAGAGTTAGGGGCGCGGGGAGAGGGGCTCTGTGCACCCCCTCCCTGTCACCTGCCGCTAGCCAGAGCTGTGTTTCTCAGTGTGATCTTCAGCCTCTGTTGGTAGAGCCAGCCCATCTTATCCAACGGACTCCATCTTGAAACCAGGACACGGAAGCCCAGAGGCAGCAAGAGACCCGGCCCAGGAGCCCCCGCGCCAAACCTCAGTCGGCCATAACTAGAACCCAGACCATCCCGCTTGAGCTGTTACGTGGCCGGCAGTACAGTTCATGGTTGGCTAGAGTACAGACACACGTGTGCACtcaccaacacacacagacacttccGTTCACCCAGCTCCTTACCGCAGCCCAGCTCGTCGCTCCTGAGCTTGCAGTCTACCACCCCGTCGCAGCGGACGGCGTGCTTGGGGCAGCTCTCCAGGGGCTCCTTGTACTTGATGCCCGTGTGGCCCCTCCAGAAGTAGACTGGAAAACAAGAGGCAAGCGGCAGCATCACCACCAGCCCCAGAGAGACGGCACGCTCGGCAGCCCAGGGCCCTGGGGGTTCGGAGGCACCGACCTGCAATCCCTCTCGGACTCTGGGGCTCCCGTCCCCCATCTGTGTGGAGAGAAAAGCTGCTCAGGGGTGCTCCAGAAGGTTCTAAGAAGCTCTTGCAAGCAGGGCAGCCACcagaagagggagacagagagccagacagagacagaggggggcGGACGCCTGGGTGCTGCTCCCGGTTAGACGGGGAGCCCGGTTAGAAGGGGAGCCGCCGTGTGAGGCTCTCGTCCTGACTCTGCTGCCCAGCTCCTCCGTGACCCCCACAAACCCCACCACCGCTCCGTGCCGAAGGAGCCCCCGGGGAAGCGTGAACGGCCTTTGGGGGTGCGGTGCCCACTGCTTTCACGGAGCAgggcggcccgggcggggggtggggtggggggaagggggggagggggtgcagggcGGGCGGGAGCCCCACAGGAAGTGCCCCGTGGCTGACGCGCGTCCAGGTCTGCAGGCCTTTCTGTGAATCACGGCAGTGACTGGCTAGCAGATGGGTAAACCGAGGCTTGGAATGTTAATGAGCCCGCCGAAGGCACGCAGCTGGCGAGAGGCAGAGGTGATTGTCCCGAAGGAATGCGGGGAGCTGAGCCGGGCCCCGCCCCACCAGGCCGCCTCCCCGGCATGCGAAGCTCCCTGCCACGTGGCCCGGCCTTACCAAGTcacacagagcccccccccccccatgtgtatGTCCCCTCGGGAAGTgggtccctcccctctcctccacccaGCCTCTCCCTCCTGGCCCCCCATGTTTCTGGTCGCTGTCTATCCGCTCTGATGTTCTGTCTTGGTCACAGTTGTCttgttctcctccccccccccccaccgccggcCTCCACACCCGGGCCTGGATGGCGTCACCTCTTCTACACAGCTACCCTCAAACGCTTTTGGCTTGAGCTGTTTCCAGGGCTGTCGCCATTGACTGAATATCACTGGGAGGCTTGCTTTCCatttgcgtgcgtgtgtgtgtgtgtgtgtgtgtgtgtgtgtgtgtacccaccaatcctgggacttgaactctggacctgggcactgtccctgagcttctttttctcaaggtcagcactctaccacttgactgacagagccacttccggcttttttctaggcagtttactagagataagagtctcacggactttcctgcccgggctggctttgaaccacgatcttcacatctcagcctcctgagtagctaggattacaggcgtgagccaccggtgcggGGAAGCTCGCTTTCTTCTTGCTGGCTTTtcctccccgtcccccttcccttcctctctctattcccCTAccgggtattggggcttgaactcagggtctcgcatttgccaggcaaatgctttaccgcttgagccacgcctccgtcTCTCTTTCgagttagctatttttttttttttgccttggtctGGGATCACTCTACCTCTATGCAGCCTGCGTGGTGGAATCCCAGACTCGTACCACCGCCCTCGGTTTATCGATCGCGCTGGGGTCTTCTAATATTGTCGCCTGGGCTGAGGCGACACTGTGACCCTCCCCGTCTCCCTCTGCTAAGTGGCTGGGATGGCAAGCACGGGgctccgtgctcagccgccgttgGTTTGTGTTCACAGGTAGACTGTGTCAGAGTGAGATTGTGCCAGGCGTGCGTCAGCGTTTCACGAGTCCGCATGGCCCGGGGAGGTTGGGATGCGATTGTGCGGTAAGCCGATCGCAGGGTGAGCACCCTCCGTGCTCCACAGCccgggtgtgcgtgtgtgtgtgtgtgtgtgtgtgtgcacacgcatgcccgTGCACAGGAAGGAGCGGCACCGATGGCCCCGAGCCAGGCCCCCAGTGTCCCACACCCCACGCAGCCCGTGGTTCCCCGGGGGTGAGCGTGGGGTCCCCGGGGCCTGCGGCACGCTCCCATGCCCAGGCCCATTCTCaccagccccctccagcccccgccCTGCTCCCCTGGCGACTCACAGAGGAGGATGAGCGCCACCACCAGGGCGATGAGGAGAAGGACGCACGCGATGAGCGGCAGCTGCTTCTGGGTCTCCTTCCAGGAGATCTTGGGCAGGCTGGGACCTAGGGGCAGCACGGCGGGGAAAGGGAGGCTGCTGGGACCCAGTCCAAGGGTGGAGGCGGGAGAGAgggcaccccccacccaccccgcaccccctccccgcccttaCCTGAGCTCTCCCGGCTGGCCGGCGCTGACCTGGCGGGGCCTCCCCGGACCGGGACGGCCGCCAGCGGCGTGGCGCGAACCAGGTACACCCTGCTTGGAGACGTCATGCACGTTGAGCCGGGAGATGATGATCCCATGGACGATGACCTGGAAGGGGCCCCCGGAGCCGG carries:
- the Tmprss13 gene encoding transmembrane protease serine 13 isoform X2, with protein sequence MGSSSPGSTCMTSPSRVYLVRATPLAAVPVRGGPARSAPASRESSGPSLPKISWKETQKQLPLIACVLLLIALVVALILLFYFWRGHTGIKYKEPLESCPKHAVRCDGVVDCKLRSDELGCVRFDWDRSLLKVYSATSHEWLPVCSSSWNNSDSKKTCQQLGFDSAYRTTEVALRDFVRSFSVSEYNSTIQESLRRSECPSQRYISLQCSHCGLRAMAGRIVGGAPASESKWPWQVSLHFGATHICGGTLIDAQWVLTAAHCFFVTREKIMEGWKVYAGTRNLHQLPEAASISQIIINANYTDEQDDYDIALLRLSKPLTLSAHVHPACLPMHGQTFSLNETCWITGFGKTRETDEKTSPYLREVQVNLIDFQKCNDYSVYDSYLTPRMMCAGDLRGGRDSCQGDSGGPLVCEQNSRWYLAGVTSWGTGCGQKNKPGVYTKVTEVLPWIYSKMESEVRFQKS
- the Tmprss13 gene encoding transmembrane protease serine 13 isoform X1; its protein translation is MGSSSPGSTCMTSPSRVYLVRATPLAAVPVRGGPARSAPASRESSGPSLPKISWKETQKQLPLIACVLLLIALVVALILLYGGREPQSPRGIAVYFWRGHTGIKYKEPLESCPKHAVRCDGVVDCKLRSDELGCVRFDWDRSLLKVYSATSHEWLPVCSSSWNNSDSKKTCQQLGFDSAYRTTEVALRDFVRSFSVSEYNSTIQESLRRSECPSQRYISLQCSHCGLRAMAGRIVGGAPASESKWPWQVSLHFGATHICGGTLIDAQWVLTAAHCFFVTREKIMEGWKVYAGTRNLHQLPEAASISQIIINANYTDEQDDYDIALLRLSKPLTLSAHVHPACLPMHGQTFSLNETCWITGFGKTRETDEKTSPYLREVQVNLIDFQKCNDYSVYDSYLTPRMMCAGDLRGGRDSCQGDSGGPLVCEQNSRWYLAGVTSWGTGCGQKNKPGVYTKVTEVLPWIYSKMESEVRFQKS